The region GGCAACGTCGGAAAGGAATTCATCGTCCCCGATTCCAAACGTGAATGTGTCCGCGACGGGAGCCGGCTCGGAGATGCCCGTCGACTCGACCAGCAGATAATCGAACCGCCCTTCACGGGCCAACGCAGCAACTTCACGCAACAGATCCTCTCGGAGCGTGCAGCAAATACAGCCGTTGGACATCTCAACGAGTTTCTCTTCCTCACGGCTAAGTTGAGCTTCACCATTCGCGACCAACTGAGCGTCGATGTTCACCTCGCTCATATCGTTGACAATCACAGCGACACGCAATCCCTCACGGTTTTGGAGCACATGATTGAGCAATGTTGTTTTCCCTGATCCGAGGAAACCCGACAGCACAGTCACAGGAAGTTTCTTCATCATGCCCTCAAAGACCGATATTGTTGGAATTCGTTGTTTCTGACAAAGCCGCCCTGGTGTCAACGCTTTCTGGCTGGGAATCACAAGCGACGACGCACGGTCGGTCGACGTCATGCGAGTCGACACCATAATTCCGGAAGCGAATCGTGTAGTGTTCTTCGAACCAGTCTTGAATGCCGGGGAGTGCCTCATCTTCGTAGCCGGGTTCGACGAACAGGGTTTCACCAAACACCTCGGTGCGAATGTCACCGTCTTCTGCCGCGATGACGCCCCCTTTAATGACCCAGCGTGGCCGTTCAAACATCCGCCGAATGTCGGAATCCGGAGCGTAAATCGTGACATCCGCATCCGCCCCGACGCCCAAGTGTCCCTTGTGTTTCAAGCCGAGGATTCTCGCCGGTGCGGCCCGTGTGATGATGGCAATCTCGAAGAGCGTGTACTCGCGATCGATGTCTTTCAGTACGGTGCGTTCGACTAATCCGTGTGGCAAGCGGGCCATCGTATCGCGACGGAGTTCACGGTCCATCAGCAAGGCGATAATCTCGGGGTAACGGTAAAACGCTCCACCATTGGGGTGGTCACTGGTCATCGCGCACTGCCACGGGTTCTCCATGAGCAGATACCACTCTAGCGCAATTGCCCATTGAACTGCGTGAATCAAACTTCTCTGCGGGCGGTACTCGATTGGAATCACTCCGCAACTGCTCTCCTGCTCGCAGTCCGCGGTAAACCATTTGTTGCCAGTGAGGCGATGCAGATGGTAACTGAACGGCGCGTCTCCGGTCATCGACAGTGTTCGCCCAGGATTGACGTGCCCCACATCAACGGTAATTTCCGGGTGAGCTTGCACGTAATCGACAAGCTGCGGGGTCGCTGAACGAAAGCTGAACGGGTCGTTCGGATCACCCGCATAAGAATGAAACTGCACATGAGCAAAATGC is a window of Thalassoroseus pseudoceratinae DNA encoding:
- a CDS encoding formylmethanofuran dehydrogenase subunit A: MLFKLNGGTVYDPMNGINGEVRDLWIEDGSFVAAPGIGVRPDHELDVRGYVVMPGGIDMHSHIAGPKVNSGRKMTPEMKRSAPVIKRTANTRSGTMGPVPSTFATGYLYSQMGYTTAFDAAIPGLLARHAHEEFADTPQLDKGFFVLFGNNHYVMDRIREGEAEQLDAYCSWMLQSAKGYTIKIVNPGGVESWKQISRMSMQQLDEPVPHFGVTPRAIVRELAATSDRLRLPHSVHIHCNNLGIPGNWETTLHTMQSLEGHRGHFAHVQFHSYAGDPNDPFSFRSATPQLVDYVQAHPEITVDVGHVNPGRTLSMTGDAPFSYHLHRLTGNKWFTADCEQESSCGVIPIEYRPQRSLIHAVQWAIALEWYLLMENPWQCAMTSDHPNGGAFYRYPEIIALLMDRELRRDTMARLPHGLVERTVLKDIDREYTLFEIAIITRAAPARILGLKHKGHLGVGADADVTIYAPDSDIRRMFERPRWVIKGGVIAAEDGDIRTEVFGETLFVEPGYEDEALPGIQDWFEEHYTIRFRNYGVDSHDVDRPCVVACDSQPESVDTRAALSETTNSNNIGL